The genomic segment GGCTAGGCGGCCCGACGAGATTCGGCACGTCTGCCGCCACATTCGGGGCCGAACTGCTGAAGGCGCTTTTTGCGGCGTCTCCAATAGATGTACCCGATTGCGAAGATGGAGCCCGAAACCACCCACGAGACCTTCTCGATATAGCCGGCGAGCGAGTCAATCTTGCTGGCGGAGAAGTAGGCGATGACCGCGACCGAGGTGACCCAGGTGACGGCGCCCAGGGCGTTATAGAGCAGGAAGGAGCGCCACTCCATGTTCAGGGCTCCTGCAACAGGACCGGCGACGGTGCGGAGACCGACGACATAGCGCGCCCAGAAAATCGTTGCGCCACCGTGGCAGCGCATCTGGTCGCGGGCAGTGGCAATGTCCTCGCCCATGTTGAATTTGCGCTCCAGCCAGCCAAGAAGTCGAGGTCCGAGCCAGCGCCCGGCGAAGAACCCAACGTTGTCGCCGACCACCGCGGCCGCGGTAGCCACGAGGATCACCAGCAGCAGATTGAGTTCGTGAGTCTTATGGGCGATGAAGGCCGAGTACATCAGGATGGTCTCGCCAGGCAGGGGCAAGCCCGCGTTTTCGCCCAGAAGCCCTGCGGAGAGTGCGAGATAGCCCCATCGGGCAAGCAAATCCTGAATACACGCGGCGAGCCATTCCATGACGGGTTAGGTTGAAGATACTCGCCGTGTGGTTGTTTCGAGGAACCGGTTGGAGCCTGCTCCATAATCCATCGCACTTCGGCCAGGGAACAGCGGGAAGCCGCGACGCATGTCCTTTCCTCAGAGGCTCAAGGCTTCAGCGCGGACGCAGGAAGGCCTCCCAGCGGGAGCTTTTGCGTCCCGCCTCGGACTTTGGTCTTTGCCGCGCTCGCGCTTTCATGAAGCAAAGCGCAATCAGTCCCAACGCCAATGCAAGAAGGGCGAACACTGCATACTCGGCTGCGGGAGAATAGCCTGCCTGGTAACCGGTGACTCGTATCGCTGCCACCCACGCGAGAATTGGCATAGTGTCGCTCCGTCACTCCGTGAGAACCCGGGAACGTGTCTGGAGTTGCTACCGAGACCGCGGCTAGTAAAAGGGGCGATCTGCGGATGCGGAATCAGGGGCAGGCCCTTCACTTCCGAGGGTAGCTGAGGCCAGATGGAGGTGCCGCGCTTCGTAGAGCGCTGGTATGCTTGCAATCAGGCGGGTTTTCTTTCGCCTGATCAACATAAGTGGCCCCGTAGCTCAGCTGGATAGAGCGTCGGTTTCCTAAACCGCAGGTCGGCTGTTCGAATCAGCCCGGGGTCACCACAATTTGAAAATCGCCAGGATGCTCGGGAAGGCGGTGAAAATCCGCCACTGCCCCGCAACTGTAAGCGCCGTCCGCACCTCGATCGTCTTTTGTCTGGGTGAGGATGAAAGCCAACGAAACCACTGAAGGTGAGTCTCCGCTCGGCACGGGGCAAGGCTCGAATTCGGGAAGGTGGCAGGCGCAAGTCAGGAGACCGGTCCTCGGCGCGCAACCGCTTTGCGTCCCGAGGGGGACGCCAGGAGCCGATATGACCTTGGCACGTTTTCGCGGCCGCTTCTTTCATCGCGCCGCTCGACTCTCCGCTTCCACTTTCCTCCTGTTGACTCTAGTGTGCACATCGGCCTTTGCCGCCTCTGTGCGCGGAATCGTGACCGATGCGACCGGCGCCCGCGTCAGCGGGGCAACCGTTGTGCTTCTGCAAAACGGCGAAGCGGTGGGCTCGGCCGTCTCCGGCGCCGACGGCAGCTACCAGATCACTACAGGTACCCAGGGGCGCTTCTTCCTGCTGACCAATGCCAAGAGCTTCCGTCAGCTCGAGACGCCGGTCTTTTATGCGAAGCAACTCGACACGATCGAGCGCAACATCGTCCTCGAACCCGAATGGGTCCGCGACTCGATCGTGGTTACCCCCACGGGAACGCCGACTCCTCAGCCGCAGACCAGCTCAGCGACGGATGTGATCGGACCGCTAGATATCGATCTGCGTACCGATCTTGTGAGCACGCTGCCGCTGATGCCGGGAACAAGCGTCATGCAGATCGGACAGCGCGGATCGCAGTCGTCCCTGTTTGTGCGCGGAGGCGATTCCGACGCAACGATGGTGCTGGTGGACGGCGTTGAGGCCGGCGACCTGGGCGGGCGCTTCGATTTCGGTACGCTGCCCGCAACGGGCGTGGAGCGGGCGGAGGTCTACCGCGGTACCAATTCAAATCTATATGGAGCAGGCGCGCTGAGCGGCGTAGTCAACCTGACGACGCCCCGGGGTACGACGCCGTTCCCGTCGTTCTTTCTGCGGGCCGACGGCGGAAACTTCAACACGCATCACGAAGAAGCGACCATTGCGGGAGCGCACGGCAAGCTAGATTACCTGGGCACCTATAGCTGGCTGCAGACCTCGAACGCACTGCCGAACGACCAGCACCACATGGGCGCTGCTGCCGGGAACCTGGGATACCAACTGAATGCGAAGACACAGATTCGCGGCACTGCGCACTACAACGTGGCGGCGACCGGAATCCCCAATGCGTGGGACTTCTACGGTGTAGCCGACGATGGCACGCAGAAGGACCAGGACATCTACGCCAGCGGCTCCATTGATCACCAGACAACGGACAGCTTTCACAACGTGGTGCGGTATGGGCTGGCGCGGAAGCGCGAGCAGTCGGCGCTCTGGAACGCATCGGGCGAGTACGTGCTGAACTACGACGGATTCGGCGACAACGCATACCTGGGCAGGCAGGTCACCATACGGGGTGCGAACGGCGCATCTGCCACAGGCCGGGCCATTCTCGACTACGACCAGGCGTACCCCTTCCAGTATCACCTTGTATCGAACCGCGACGAGGCTGCCTACCAGGGCGATTACCGTTTCACGCCACACCTGATGGGGCTCATCGGATTCCAGTTTGAAGATGAGCACGGTGCGGAGATTGTGCCGTCGTATGGCACGAACGAGACAACGGAGCACCAGAACTACGACTACTCCGCGGCGGTGCACGGAGACTTCAAGGGGCGCTTCTTTTACACGCTCGGCGGAGGCTTGCAGCACTACTCGCTGTTTGGCGTGGAGACCACGCCGCGCGCGGGCTTCACTTACTATGCGCTGCGGCCGCGTACGGGGACATTTAGTGGAACGCGTGTGATGTTCAACTTTGGCGACGCGGTGCGCGAGCCCGCACTGACTGATGAGTTCGGTTCGCTTTATCACTTCCTGGTAAGCAACGGCTTCGGCAGCGTAGCGCAGCAGTTGCACATTGGACCTCTGACGGCGCCGCGAGGCCGTATGTACGAGGGCGGCCTGGAGCAGGCGTTTCTGAGCGATCGCATCCTGTTTCGCGCACGGTACTTCCATAACGAGTTTGGAAAACAGATCGAGTATGTGGGCGGCCATCTGCTGCCGAACCTGATTCCGGGACTCACGGATGCCGATAAGCAACAGCTTGAGTCGGCTTTGGGCTTCTACTACACGAACGACTATGGACTCACGGTGAACACGCAAGCGTACTGCGCGCAGGGATTTGAATCAACGTTGGAAGGCGGCATCGGGTCCACGATCTTCCTGCGCGGCGGCTACACCTATCTCGACGCGGTGGTGCAGCGCTCGTTCAATAGCGACAATGAAGCGCTCACGGATGGATTTGCGCCAACATGGAACGGCATTCCGATCGGAGCGATTTCGCCACTGGTAGGAGCGCGGCCTTTCCGCCGGCCTCCGCACAC from the Occallatibacter riparius genome contains:
- a CDS encoding DedA family protein, with translation MEWLAACIQDLLARWGYLALSAGLLGENAGLPLPGETILMYSAFIAHKTHELNLLLVILVATAAAVVGDNVGFFAGRWLGPRLLGWLERKFNMGEDIATARDQMRCHGGATIFWARYVVGLRTVAGPVAGALNMEWRSFLLYNALGAVTWVTSVAVIAYFSASKIDSLAGYIEKVSWVVSGSIFAIGYIYWRRRKKRLQQFGPECGGRRAESRRAA
- a CDS encoding TonB-dependent receptor, encoding MTLARFRGRFFHRAARLSASTFLLLTLVCTSAFAASVRGIVTDATGARVSGATVVLLQNGEAVGSAVSGADGSYQITTGTQGRFFLLTNAKSFRQLETPVFYAKQLDTIERNIVLEPEWVRDSIVVTPTGTPTPQPQTSSATDVIGPLDIDLRTDLVSTLPLMPGTSVMQIGQRGSQSSLFVRGGDSDATMVLVDGVEAGDLGGRFDFGTLPATGVERAEVYRGTNSNLYGAGALSGVVNLTTPRGTTPFPSFFLRADGGNFNTHHEEATIAGAHGKLDYLGTYSWLQTSNALPNDQHHMGAAAGNLGYQLNAKTQIRGTAHYNVAATGIPNAWDFYGVADDGTQKDQDIYASGSIDHQTTDSFHNVVRYGLARKREQSALWNASGEYVLNYDGFGDNAYLGRQVTIRGANGASATGRAILDYDQAYPFQYHLVSNRDEAAYQGDYRFTPHLMGLIGFQFEDEHGAEIVPSYGTNETTEHQNYDYSAAVHGDFKGRFFYTLGGGLQHYSLFGVETTPRAGFTYYALRPRTGTFSGTRVMFNFGDAVREPALTDEFGSLYHFLVSNGFGSVAQQLHIGPLTAPRGRMYEGGLEQAFLSDRILFRARYFHNEFGKQIEYVGGHLLPNLIPGLTDADKQQLESALGFYYTNDYGLTVNTQAYCAQGFESTLEGGIGSTIFLRGGYTYLDAVVQRSFNSDNEALTDGFAPTWNGIPIGAISPLVGARPFRRPPHTGFFTGTYARHPFTGIVNMSFASRSDDSTYLWYQDSQGGNSLLLPNRNLDYGYAKIDVGGSYQMKSWIAFYGLMENLTSNQHMGPIGYPTLPFTVRSGVKLQWGRESK